The Manis javanica isolate MJ-LG chromosome 6, MJ_LKY, whole genome shotgun sequence genome contains a region encoding:
- the LOC108386300 gene encoding olfactory receptor 10AC1 translates to MASPSNATEPCGFLLQGFSEFPQLRPVLFLLLLAVHLATLSGNLLILVAVASVPSRPPMLLFLCQLSAIELCYTLVVVPRALADLAAPGLGSGSPISFLACAVQMQMFVGLGGAECFLLAAMAYDRYVAICHPLHYAAVLTPRVCARLALACCLGGLAVSVGLTLAVFHLPFCGSRLLVHFFCDITALLHRACTRSYADELPLLGACFVLLLLPSLLILASYGAIATALRRLRCPGGRHKATSTCASHLAVTLLHYGCATFMYVRPKASYSPRQDRMLALVYTNVTPLLYPLIYSLRNREIATAIRRMLGQRRPGHAPGQGVCEP, encoded by the coding sequence ATGGCCAGCCCCAGCAATGCCACGGAGCCCTGCGGCTTTCTCCTTCAGGGCTTCTCTGAGTTCCCACAGCTGAGGCCTGTGCTCTTCTTGCTTTTGCTGGCCGTGCACCTGGCCACGCTCAGTGGAAACCTGCTCATTCTAGTGGCCGTGGCCTCAGTGCCCAGCCGGCCGCCGATGCTGCTCTTCCTGTGCCAGCTGTCAGCCATCGAGCTCTGCTACACGCTGGTGGTGGTACCCCGCGCCCTGGCCGACCTGGCCGCACCTGGCCTCGGCAGTGgcagccccatctccttcctggcCTGCGCGGTTCAGATGCAGATGTTCGTGGGACTGGGGGGTGCCGAGTGCTTCCTACTGGCcgccatggcctatgaccgctacgtggccatctgccacccgcTGCATTACGCAGCCGTGCTGACCCCCCGGGTGTGCGCGCGACTGGCCCTGGCCTGCTGCCTCGGGGGGCTGGCGGTGTCGGTGGGGCTCACGCTGGCCGTCTTCCACCTGCCTTTCTGCGGCTCCCGCCTGCTGGTGCACTTCTTCTGCGACATCACGGCGCTGCTGCACCGGGCCTGCACGCGGAGCTACGCCGACGAGCTGCCCCTGCTGGGCGCCTGCTtcgtgctgctgctgctgccctcGCTGCTCATTCTGGCCTCCTACGGCGCCATCGCCACCGCCCTGCGCCGCCTGCGCTGCCCCGGGGGCCGGCACAAGGCCACCTCCACCTGCGCCTCGCACCTGGCCGTCACCCTGCTACACTATGGCTGCGCCACCTTCATGTACGTGCGGCCCAAGGCCAGCTACTCCCCGCGGCAGGACCGCATGCTGGCGCTCGTCTACACCAACGTCACGCCGCTGCTCTACCCGCTCATTTACAGCCTGCGCAACCGCGAGATCGCCACCGCCATCCGCCGGATGCTGGGGCAGAGGCGGCCTGGCCACGCCCCAGGTCAGGGTGTGTGTGAGCCCTGA